A genomic window from Candidatus Pelagisphaera phototrophica includes:
- the nuoH gene encoding NADH-quinone oxidoreductase subunit NuoH — protein sequence MDVNPVILKFVYAAIVVSVIMGLCSYAVLAERKISSWIQGRVGPNRTSLPLIGGIPVIGRFLTRLGIFQPIPDGLKFLFKEDVVPAHVNKFYFIMAPVIALVPALTTVVVVPFGRFVNEAGEVIPLVLANVNVGLLFLFAISSLGVYGVVLAGWSSNSKYPFLGGIRASAQMISYELAMGVSVLPILIWVNAPGRDGTLNLFDIAQAQNGFWFAMWMPVSAIIFLVCLFAETNRLPFDMAESETELVSGFHTEYSSFKFGLFFVGEYAHMVVGSCVFTLLFLGGWNPMPFVTLDALGFGEGILGAVLSVGIFLGKMCGMMFFFMWIRWTLPRFRYDQVMKLGWKILLPLSIANLVVYTIFIFYLDTKL from the coding sequence ATGGACGTTAACCCGGTTATCTTAAAGTTTGTCTATGCGGCAATAGTCGTGAGCGTTATTATGGGGCTTTGCTCCTATGCCGTCCTGGCTGAGCGAAAAATATCCAGCTGGATTCAAGGGCGCGTCGGACCGAATCGAACGTCGCTCCCTCTCATCGGTGGTATCCCGGTGATTGGACGGTTTTTAACGCGATTGGGTATTTTCCAACCCATCCCTGACGGGTTGAAATTCCTGTTTAAAGAGGACGTAGTCCCTGCCCACGTTAACAAATTCTATTTTATCATGGCGCCAGTCATTGCCTTGGTGCCGGCACTGACAACGGTGGTCGTCGTGCCTTTCGGTCGATTCGTAAATGAGGCTGGGGAAGTCATTCCGCTCGTTCTTGCGAATGTGAACGTAGGGCTCTTGTTTCTCTTCGCGATTTCTTCACTGGGCGTTTACGGCGTGGTTCTAGCAGGTTGGTCGTCCAATTCGAAATATCCCTTCCTGGGTGGAATTCGAGCGTCTGCCCAAATGATTTCTTACGAACTGGCAATGGGTGTATCGGTTCTTCCCATACTGATTTGGGTCAATGCGCCAGGCAGGGATGGAACCCTGAACCTCTTCGATATTGCTCAAGCACAAAATGGATTCTGGTTCGCCATGTGGATGCCCGTTTCTGCGATCATCTTTCTCGTGTGCCTTTTTGCGGAGACGAACCGTCTCCCTTTTGACATGGCGGAATCGGAGACTGAGCTAGTGAGCGGATTCCACACGGAATATAGCTCGTTCAAATTCGGACTCTTCTTCGTAGGTGAGTATGCTCACATGGTTGTGGGATCATGTGTATTTACCTTACTATTTCTTGGAGGTTGGAATCCGATGCCCTTTGTCACGTTAGATGCTTTAGGTTTTGGAGAAGGAATATTGGGAGCAGTGCTCTCGGTTGGAATATTCCTCGGAAAAATGTGCGGTATGATGTTTTTCTTCATGTGGATTCGCTGGACACTCCCTCGATTCCGATACGATCAGGTTATGAAGCTCGGTTGGAAGATTCTTCTTCCGCTGTCGATTGCCAACCTTGTCGTCTACACAATCTTCATTTTCTATTTGGATACGAAACTGTAG
- a CDS encoding NADH-quinone oxidoreductase subunit J family protein: MTDIFFYIFAIAALAGALGVVFSRNTVNGAMCLIGTFLSMASLFVLLEAYFLAVIQVLVYAGAVMVLFLFIIMLLDVKESAAKKTSIYTWAASLIGFGILVTGVVAISASESIKNKAPTMPEASGTSLKTFGYELFTTYLLPMQVTGFLLLIAMIGVIVLSKKVKTE; this comes from the coding sequence ATGACGGATATTTTCTTCTACATATTTGCAATCGCTGCTCTTGCTGGAGCTCTTGGTGTCGTCTTTAGCCGGAACACGGTTAACGGGGCAATGTGCTTGATCGGAACTTTCTTGAGTATGGCTTCTTTGTTTGTGCTCCTTGAGGCGTACTTTCTAGCGGTAATCCAAGTCCTTGTCTATGCTGGCGCTGTCATGGTGCTGTTTCTATTTATTATAATGCTTCTTGATGTAAAGGAGTCGGCCGCAAAGAAAACGAGCATCTACACTTGGGCGGCGAGCCTGATTGGGTTTGGCATTCTAGTCACCGGAGTGGTTGCCATCAGCGCGTCAGAATCGATAAAGAACAAGGCTCCCACGATGCCCGAGGCTAGCGGAACGAGTTTAAAGACGTTCGGTTATGAGCTTTTTACCACCTATTTGCTGCCGATGCAGGTAACCGGATTCCTATTACTCATCGCAATGATTGGCGTCATTGTCCTTAGCAAGAAAGTGAAAACGGAGTAA
- the nuoL gene encoding NADH-quinone oxidoreductase subunit L gives MGSELYAYALLAFPFLSATAIAFLFRRNGLVASGISVAAAALILATALHIIFRLKNFEFNVHWIELGSFSVSFGFLINDLAKLMLFVVAFVGFLVHVFSLGYMKDDPNKARFFGGLSIFMFSMLGLVMASSLVTLFVFWELVGFSSYMLIGFYLGKPSAAAASKKAFIVNRVGDFGFLIGIIMVFSMFGTFNLTSLSEIFSGDASLLQTASVTAIGLFLFCGTVGKSGQLPLHVWLPDAMEGPTPVSALIHAATMVAAGVFLLCRIGFLMTVDALTVIVWVGVLTALVAGFTAIAQRDIKKILAYSTVSQLGYMVAAFGLGSLVALSGSGSHEHAIVTGGVAAAMFHLTTHAFFKALLFLGSGSIIHACHHEQDIFKMGGLAKKMPITFWTFTLALLALIGTPFITAGFYSKDAILALAYQQDKMAFSALVFGAVLTAFYMTRLWKIAFLGSPKSEGADHAHENGLVMTIPLILLSIGSILGGFVWFYPDALRPIILIGEHLAHGENHTTVALFGGAAWAIGLAVAWILYGAGAKEDRLERSAKPLHTLFAQKFYFDHVYDWYVAKIQQRIALTLHFIEQIVLSGLIVRGMAGIAGLVGIGLRSLHVGNIHTYVYWFIGGLVLFWALAVGIF, from the coding sequence ATGGGCTCAGAACTATACGCATACGCTCTACTTGCTTTCCCATTTCTCTCGGCGACTGCTATTGCCTTTTTGTTTCGGAGAAACGGATTGGTCGCATCTGGTATATCCGTTGCTGCGGCTGCACTGATATTGGCGACGGCGCTCCATATCATTTTTCGACTGAAGAATTTCGAGTTCAACGTGCACTGGATCGAGTTGGGCTCATTTAGCGTTAGCTTCGGGTTCCTGATTAACGATCTCGCGAAGCTTATGCTTTTTGTCGTGGCTTTTGTTGGATTCCTCGTGCACGTATTCAGCCTTGGATACATGAAAGACGACCCGAACAAGGCTAGGTTTTTTGGAGGGTTGTCTATATTCATGTTCTCGATGCTTGGTCTGGTCATGGCGAGCAGCCTGGTAACTCTTTTCGTATTTTGGGAGTTGGTCGGATTTAGCTCCTACATGCTAATTGGATTCTACTTGGGTAAACCAAGTGCGGCCGCCGCATCGAAAAAGGCTTTCATCGTTAACCGCGTGGGCGACTTCGGATTCCTCATCGGGATTATAATGGTCTTTTCGATGTTCGGAACCTTTAACCTAACCTCCCTTTCAGAGATATTTAGTGGAGATGCGTCTCTTTTGCAGACGGCATCGGTTACCGCGATCGGGCTTTTTCTGTTTTGTGGAACCGTGGGTAAGTCGGGGCAATTGCCACTCCATGTGTGGTTGCCTGATGCGATGGAGGGACCGACGCCTGTTTCTGCTTTAATTCACGCGGCCACGATGGTTGCGGCAGGGGTATTTCTGCTTTGCCGTATTGGATTTCTCATGACTGTTGATGCCTTGACGGTAATCGTGTGGGTAGGAGTTTTGACGGCACTGGTAGCAGGATTTACGGCAATCGCTCAGCGAGACATCAAAAAGATCCTAGCCTACTCGACTGTCTCGCAGCTGGGTTACATGGTTGCGGCCTTCGGGTTAGGCAGCTTGGTAGCACTATCCGGAAGCGGTTCGCATGAACATGCAATTGTGACCGGCGGGGTTGCGGCGGCGATGTTTCATTTAACGACTCACGCCTTCTTCAAGGCTCTCTTGTTTCTCGGATCTGGCTCAATTATTCATGCCTGTCATCACGAGCAGGATATTTTCAAGATGGGTGGTTTGGCCAAGAAAATGCCTATTACTTTTTGGACATTCACCCTAGCGCTCCTCGCTTTGATTGGGACTCCTTTTATTACGGCAGGGTTTTATTCTAAAGACGCGATTCTCGCATTGGCCTATCAGCAAGACAAAATGGCGTTTTCCGCCCTCGTTTTTGGGGCCGTGCTAACTGCTTTCTACATGACGCGCCTTTGGAAAATCGCTTTTCTTGGTAGTCCAAAGTCGGAGGGTGCTGATCATGCTCATGAGAACGGATTAGTAATGACGATCCCACTCATCCTGTTATCAATTGGGTCAATTTTGGGAGGGTTTGTATGGTTTTATCCAGATGCTCTACGACCCATTATTCTGATTGGAGAGCATCTTGCGCACGGGGAAAACCATACTACGGTAGCTCTTTTTGGCGGAGCCGCTTGGGCGATCGGGCTGGCGGTTGCTTGGATCCTGTACGGGGCTGGAGCGAAAGAAGATCGACTGGAGAGATCCGCAAAGCCACTCCATACGCTCTTTGCTCAGAAATTCTATTTTGACCATGTGTATGACTGGTATGTGGCTAAGATCCAGCAGCGCATCGCACTAACGCTTCACTTCATCGAACAGATTGTCTTGTCGGGATTGATCGTCAGAGGGATGGCGGGTATCGCCGGTCTCGTGGGAATTGGCCTGCGATCCCTGCACGTGGGAAACATCCATACATATGTGTATTGGTTTATTGGTGGCTTAGTCCTATTTTGGGCTCTCGCGGTAGGAATTTTTTAA
- a CDS encoding 2Fe-2S iron-sulfur cluster-binding protein: protein MEEKENLITVNIDGQDLQVPPGTNMVEAAAILGKEIPHYCYHPKLTIAGNCRMCLVELGMPGRDRATGEPMVNEDGTPKIMWMPGPAIGCGTKAAPGMHIKTDSPKALESREAVTEFLLINHPLDCPICDQAGECTLQEFSSSHGRGYSRFIEQKNVKPKRTRLGPRVTLDDERCVLCSRCIRFCDEVAGDSVLGFTDSGSYSTLTCFPGKELANNYSLNTVDICPVGALTSTDFRFKMRVWFLKETNSIDFETSVGVNTVVSAREGTIYRVKPRRNDEVNDTWMPDSGRELYKQLESDDRLIKCAIDSLATSAADAIAKASECLQGGGVAIVGSGQCSVEEQFALKAISDGIGAKGVYLVARYGKDDGILMSVDRNPNVRGALMAGLVNDLPDEQLGELGAKIDSGEVTTVFSVKEDLIAGGLTEDQVGKVKIVYLGTHENATSSRANVLIAGLTQFEKSGTVINQQFRLQKFSRVVPGPGGAIEDLYALATIQANLSGESFPSTIGSLWKQIGTEGSVFEGISFQSLSDQGELLDGSAFERLSFREGKSLHFEPKKEAVAAE, encoded by the coding sequence ATGGAAGAGAAAGAAAATTTGATCACAGTAAACATCGACGGGCAAGATCTTCAAGTACCCCCAGGTACGAACATGGTTGAAGCGGCGGCGATATTGGGTAAAGAAATCCCTCATTACTGTTACCATCCAAAGCTCACAATTGCTGGGAATTGCCGCATGTGTCTTGTTGAGCTTGGCATGCCTGGTAGAGACCGAGCGACCGGTGAGCCCATGGTCAACGAAGATGGGACCCCAAAAATCATGTGGATGCCGGGGCCAGCAATTGGTTGCGGCACGAAGGCTGCCCCTGGGATGCACATCAAAACCGACTCTCCCAAAGCGCTTGAATCGCGTGAGGCGGTAACTGAGTTTCTCTTAATCAATCATCCACTTGACTGCCCGATCTGCGACCAAGCGGGCGAATGTACACTGCAAGAATTTTCGTCTTCGCACGGTCGCGGATACAGCCGGTTTATTGAGCAGAAAAACGTAAAGCCAAAACGAACGCGACTAGGACCGAGAGTTACTTTAGATGACGAGCGTTGCGTCCTGTGTTCCCGCTGTATTCGATTTTGTGATGAAGTGGCGGGGGATAGCGTTCTGGGATTTACTGATAGTGGCAGCTATTCAACCCTCACTTGTTTTCCCGGCAAGGAGCTAGCGAACAACTATTCTTTGAATACGGTGGATATCTGCCCTGTGGGTGCTTTGACGAGTACCGACTTTCGTTTTAAAATGAGGGTATGGTTTTTGAAAGAAACCAACAGCATTGATTTTGAAACGAGTGTGGGAGTTAATACGGTCGTTTCAGCTCGAGAAGGAACGATTTACCGGGTCAAGCCTCGTCGCAACGATGAGGTTAACGATACCTGGATGCCCGACTCTGGCCGCGAACTGTACAAACAGTTAGAATCGGATGATCGACTCATAAAATGCGCAATTGACTCCCTTGCCACTAGTGCGGCCGATGCAATCGCAAAAGCGAGCGAGTGTTTGCAGGGTGGCGGTGTCGCTATTGTTGGGTCCGGGCAATGCAGTGTGGAAGAGCAATTCGCACTTAAGGCCATTTCGGACGGAATCGGCGCGAAGGGGGTGTATTTGGTGGCGAGATACGGCAAAGACGACGGTATTCTCATGTCGGTCGATCGAAATCCTAATGTGAGAGGTGCCCTGATGGCCGGCCTAGTCAACGATTTGCCAGACGAACAACTGGGGGAATTGGGGGCAAAGATTGACAGCGGGGAAGTGACCACTGTTTTTTCAGTGAAAGAAGATCTAATCGCCGGAGGACTTACAGAAGATCAGGTCGGCAAAGTCAAAATCGTCTATCTGGGCACTCACGAAAACGCGACCAGTAGTCGTGCCAATGTGTTGATCGCAGGCCTGACCCAATTCGAAAAATCAGGTACGGTTATCAACCAACAGTTTCGCCTTCAAAAATTTAGCCGAGTGGTTCCGGGTCCTGGCGGAGCGATTGAGGATCTCTACGCCTTGGCTACGATCCAGGCGAATCTCTCTGGTGAATCATTCCCTTCCACTATCGGATCTCTATGGAAACAAATCGGTACGGAGGGATCGGTGTTCGAGGGAATTTCCTTCCAGTCACTTTCCGATCAAGGAGAGCTCCTTGACGGAAGCGCTTTTGAGCGCCTTTCATTCCGGGAAGGAAAATCGCTCCACTTTGAACCGAAAAAGGAGGCAGTTGCAGCTGAGTAG
- the nuoF gene encoding NADH-quinone oxidoreductase subunit NuoF, which produces MAIHPKEKRIILKYADEPGYTPGIDCYMKNGGYEMLKKAVGMEKQTICDEVKNSQLRGRGGAGFPAGVKWSFVDRKSGKPVYMVCNCDESEPGTFKDRQIVHKDPHQLIESIIISSFATDCAKAFIYIREEMPKGAEILNQAIKEAKEKNFVGDDILGSGYSCDIVVHRGAAAYICGEETGLIESLEGKRANPRIKPPYFPAVLGLYMCPTIVNNVETLCNVLHILRMGADEFAKIGRPNNTGTRIWCVSGGVKRPGYYEVAGITLGELVYDICGGPKDGRTIKAIIPGGSSMKILKNGERFTGKDRDGNGYDWGIEDIPLDYDGIAAAGSMSGSGGMMVLDDSVEIPVALANLMAFYSHESCGQCTPCREGSLWLKKITTRMVHGQARPEDVDLMKSVADQIEGRTICAFGFAVAWPVQSYLAKFEDEFREFAERHSRMGGDRTAAKELACNH; this is translated from the coding sequence ATGGCTATACATCCTAAAGAAAAACGTATCATCTTAAAGTATGCCGATGAGCCTGGCTACACACCAGGCATCGATTGCTACATGAAAAACGGCGGCTATGAGATGCTCAAGAAAGCCGTGGGCATGGAGAAGCAGACCATATGCGACGAAGTAAAGAACTCGCAGTTGCGAGGACGCGGAGGAGCCGGTTTCCCAGCGGGTGTTAAGTGGAGCTTTGTCGATCGAAAATCGGGAAAACCCGTTTACATGGTATGCAATTGCGATGAATCTGAACCAGGTACTTTCAAGGATCGACAAATTGTTCACAAAGATCCCCATCAATTAATTGAGAGCATTATAATTTCCAGTTTTGCGACGGATTGCGCCAAAGCTTTTATCTACATTCGCGAGGAAATGCCCAAAGGGGCTGAGATCCTGAATCAGGCAATAAAGGAAGCGAAGGAAAAGAATTTCGTTGGCGATGATATACTCGGTTCTGGATACAGCTGCGATATTGTCGTCCACCGGGGAGCAGCGGCCTACATATGTGGTGAAGAAACCGGATTGATAGAATCACTAGAAGGCAAGCGCGCCAATCCGCGTATCAAGCCGCCTTATTTCCCTGCGGTACTCGGATTGTACATGTGTCCGACGATTGTTAACAACGTCGAAACGCTTTGCAACGTATTGCATATTCTCAGAATGGGTGCCGATGAGTTTGCTAAGATTGGGCGTCCTAACAATACGGGTACACGTATCTGGTGTGTTTCGGGAGGCGTTAAGCGACCTGGCTACTACGAAGTGGCGGGGATCACATTGGGTGAACTGGTTTACGATATCTGTGGCGGTCCGAAAGACGGCAGGACCATCAAGGCGATCATCCCAGGTGGGTCTTCCATGAAAATTCTCAAAAACGGTGAGCGTTTTACTGGTAAGGATCGTGATGGCAACGGGTACGACTGGGGGATTGAAGACATACCTTTAGATTATGATGGAATTGCTGCTGCAGGCTCTATGTCCGGATCCGGCGGTATGATGGTACTCGATGACTCGGTTGAAATTCCGGTCGCTTTAGCAAATTTAATGGCCTTTTACTCACACGAGAGTTGTGGCCAGTGCACACCTTGTCGCGAGGGTTCACTTTGGCTGAAAAAGATCACCACACGAATGGTTCATGGGCAAGCGCGTCCGGAAGATGTAGATTTGATGAAGTCGGTGGCAGACCAGATTGAAGGCAGGACGATATGTGCTTTTGGTTTTGCCGTTGCCTGGCCTGTGCAGAGTTATTTAGCAAAATTCGAAGACGAATTTCGGGAGTTCGCGGAGCGTCACAGCCGGATGGGTGGCGACCGAACGGCAGCCAAAGAGCTGGCTTGCAACCACTAG
- a CDS encoding complex I 24 kDa subunit family protein, with amino-acid sequence MNLKPETLAEIEEAIPKYPEKQSSVMPLLHAIQKDQGLLTNEAAEWVAAKLEIAPIHVLSVITFYPFFRQHKIGRRHIRVCRTLSCAIAGGAKVCDKMLSEFDAGLNEVSSDGEVTVEFAECLASCGTAPVMLVDDELYENLDEAKAQEICEKIKAEAMQA; translated from the coding sequence ATGAATTTAAAGCCAGAAACGCTAGCTGAAATCGAGGAAGCGATCCCGAAGTATCCAGAAAAGCAAAGTTCGGTGATGCCTTTGCTGCACGCGATCCAAAAAGACCAGGGACTCCTCACAAATGAAGCTGCAGAATGGGTAGCGGCGAAGCTGGAGATAGCGCCGATTCATGTGCTATCTGTAATCACTTTCTATCCTTTTTTTAGGCAGCATAAAATTGGACGGCGACATATTCGCGTTTGTCGTACTTTGTCTTGTGCGATAGCAGGTGGCGCCAAGGTGTGTGACAAAATGCTCTCTGAATTTGATGCCGGACTCAATGAGGTCTCTTCGGACGGTGAAGTAACGGTAGAATTTGCTGAATGCTTAGCGAGCTGCGGTACGGCCCCGGTTATGCTGGTAGATGACGAACTGTACGAGAATCTTGACGAGGCGAAAGCTCAGGAGATTTGTGAAAAGATAAAGGCGGAGGCAATGCAAGCGTAG
- the nuoD gene encoding NADH dehydrogenase (quinone) subunit D, with protein MSTETTEYTAPDSGGKAATAAQEFETEHLAVSMGPSHPSTHGVLRLNLELDGEIVKMCDPVLGYLHRGDEKIAENMTYNQFVPYTDRLDYLAPLANNAAYAMAVEKLANLEVPERCQAIRVVTSELARISAHLLGLGAYTMDVGALTVFMITFTEREKLYKLFEELTGARFTTSYSRIGGVVRDMPEGWTNRVLTFCEELLPLLDDVESLLTRNRIWFDRTADIGIISKEDAVAYGLTGPNLRGSGVDVDLRRDVPYSGYEQYEFEVPLGENGDCYDRYAVRVEEMRQSVRIVRQAIKKMPGGAFYAEDAKKIYAPRKDKILTSMEELIQNFMITTEGPDMPAGEVYFEAENPKGALGFYIVSKGGGVPYRMKIRGPSFNNLSILEKVSVGAMISDISAILGSLDFVMGECDR; from the coding sequence ATGTCCACAGAAACAACCGAATACACTGCTCCTGATTCAGGAGGGAAAGCTGCCACCGCAGCTCAGGAGTTCGAAACCGAGCATCTTGCAGTTAGCATGGGCCCTTCGCACCCGTCCACCCATGGAGTGCTGCGATTAAACCTCGAGCTGGATGGCGAAATCGTGAAAATGTGCGACCCAGTTTTAGGATACTTGCACAGAGGTGACGAAAAAATCGCTGAGAATATGACCTATAACCAATTCGTTCCCTATACGGATCGATTGGACTACTTGGCTCCTCTGGCCAACAACGCGGCTTACGCAATGGCAGTCGAAAAACTGGCGAATCTGGAGGTGCCGGAGCGCTGCCAAGCGATTCGAGTTGTCACCAGCGAACTTGCCCGGATTTCCGCTCATCTACTGGGACTAGGTGCCTACACGATGGATGTGGGGGCGTTGACCGTGTTCATGATTACATTTACGGAGCGGGAAAAGCTGTATAAGCTTTTTGAGGAGCTAACCGGGGCCAGGTTCACCACCAGTTATTCAAGAATTGGCGGGGTAGTGCGAGACATGCCGGAAGGCTGGACAAATCGCGTGCTCACGTTTTGCGAAGAGCTCCTGCCATTACTCGACGATGTTGAGTCGCTGTTGACCCGGAATCGTATCTGGTTTGACCGTACAGCGGATATTGGAATTATTTCGAAAGAGGACGCCGTTGCGTATGGGTTGACTGGCCCTAATTTAAGAGGGTCTGGTGTTGATGTCGATTTGCGTAGAGACGTCCCATATAGTGGATACGAACAATATGAGTTCGAGGTGCCTTTAGGTGAAAATGGCGATTGCTACGATCGATATGCAGTGCGGGTGGAGGAGATGCGGCAAAGCGTGCGTATCGTGCGCCAGGCAATCAAAAAAATGCCAGGGGGGGCCTTCTATGCGGAAGACGCAAAGAAGATTTACGCCCCCCGGAAGGATAAGATTTTGACGTCGATGGAGGAGCTGATCCAAAATTTCATGATCACGACAGAAGGCCCGGATATGCCTGCGGGGGAAGTCTACTTCGAAGCGGAAAACCCAAAAGGCGCCCTCGGGTTTTACATTGTTTCGAAAGGAGGGGGCGTTCCTTACCGGATGAAGATCAGGGGCCCGTCGTTCAACAATTTGTCGATCCTGGAGAAGGTCAGCGTGGGCGCAATGATTTCCGACATATCTGCGATTCTCGGAAGTTTGGACTTTGTGATGGGGGAATGCGATCGGTAA
- the nuoK gene encoding NADH-quinone oxidoreductase subunit NuoK produces the protein MISLEQYIAISSLLFAIGFFGVLFRKNTLVIYMCLELMLNAANLALIAFSRYHGGMGGNLFVFFTITVAAAEVAVGLAIIVALFRKRQTVEVEDLNELKN, from the coding sequence ATGATCAGTTTAGAACAATACATAGCGATCAGCAGCCTCCTTTTTGCCATTGGTTTCTTCGGGGTACTTTTTCGCAAGAACACTCTGGTGATTTACATGTGCCTTGAGCTTATGCTCAATGCGGCGAACCTGGCCCTAATCGCTTTTTCCCGTTACCATGGCGGAATGGGTGGAAACCTGTTTGTCTTTTTCACAATCACTGTAGCGGCTGCCGAAGTAGCGGTGGGTCTAGCGATAATCGTAGCTCTGTTTCGAAAACGGCAGACAGTTGAGGTGGAGGATTTAAACGAATTGAAAAACTGA
- a CDS encoding NADH-quinone oxidoreductase subunit C — protein sequence MIAQDLKSALKESCPELDDRDSLDWPAFNCPVGSIPDVVKELRDDHGFDALMDATAIDNGVEASPRFTVVYHLYSSEKHTYVRLAGDCLDDEAPSAPSLVDLYKSANWMERETYDMFGIIYEGHPDLRRILMWDEYPHHPLRKDFPLAGHENELWDPEIAENTGVKVKPAPMAGGPFVAQQSVFESKREPAARDESWSEEKEKPDQ from the coding sequence ATGATAGCTCAAGATCTCAAATCCGCACTTAAAGAATCATGTCCCGAACTGGACGACCGGGATTCCCTGGACTGGCCGGCTTTTAACTGTCCGGTTGGGAGCATTCCCGATGTGGTCAAAGAGCTCAGGGACGACCACGGCTTTGATGCCTTGATGGACGCCACAGCGATAGACAATGGGGTTGAGGCTTCACCTCGGTTCACGGTCGTTTACCATCTATACTCATCCGAGAAGCATACTTATGTCCGGCTCGCGGGCGATTGTTTGGATGACGAAGCCCCTTCAGCTCCCTCATTGGTAGATCTATACAAAAGTGCAAATTGGATGGAGCGCGAAACCTACGACATGTTTGGGATCATTTACGAAGGCCATCCAGATTTACGCCGCATTCTTATGTGGGACGAGTACCCTCATCATCCGCTTCGCAAGGATTTTCCATTAGCAGGGCATGAAAACGAGCTTTGGGACCCCGAAATCGCGGAGAATACCGGAGTGAAAGTAAAGCCGGCTCCCATGGCGGGCGGGCCATTTGTCGCCCAGCAGTCAGTATTTGAAAGCAAGCGTGAACCTGCAGCTAGAGACGAAAGCTGGAGCGAAGAAAAAGAGAAGCCCGACCAGTAG
- a CDS encoding NuoI/complex I 23 kDa subunit family protein: protein MSIVIKRKPLNFLEKLYLPEIARGLSTTFKKIWEKPVTLEYPEQRPTIPEGYRGVPTLVKDPEGREKCVSCQLCEFVCPPKAIRITPGEIPEDSEHAHVEKAPQEFEIDMLRCIYCGMCQEVCPEEAIWLQNQFSLSGYSRQELVNNKEKLYELGGTLPDEHFKWRKKKAAAEHGSGH from the coding sequence ATGTCCATTGTAATAAAAAGAAAGCCGCTAAATTTCCTGGAGAAACTTTATCTCCCAGAGATTGCTCGTGGACTATCAACCACATTCAAGAAAATTTGGGAGAAACCGGTTACCCTAGAGTATCCTGAGCAGCGACCGACTATTCCTGAAGGCTATCGCGGGGTTCCCACATTGGTGAAAGACCCTGAGGGTCGCGAAAAGTGTGTTTCGTGCCAATTGTGTGAGTTTGTTTGTCCTCCAAAAGCCATCCGTATAACGCCGGGAGAAATACCAGAAGATAGTGAGCACGCTCATGTCGAAAAGGCCCCCCAGGAGTTTGAGATCGACATGTTGCGGTGCATCTACTGCGGCATGTGTCAGGAAGTTTGTCCAGAGGAGGCAATTTGGCTGCAAAATCAGTTCTCTCTGTCTGGATATTCTCGACAGGAACTCGTAAACAACAAGGAGAAGCTCTACGAACTGGGCGGAACCTTGCCGGATGAACATTTCAAGTGGAGAAAGAAGAAAGCGGCCGCGGAACACGGAAGCGGACATTGA